AGCTTCGCGGCCTACAGCTTGAATCGGCTCGGCGTCGAGGTGATCGACGTGTACAGGCCCGCCCGGCTCGACCCCTCCGTGCCCATCGAAGAGACCATCGGCGCCATCGCGGATCTCGTGAAGCAGGGCTACGTGCGGCATATCGGGCTCTCCGAGGTCGGCGCGGAGACCGTGCGCCGCGCGGCCGCCGTGCACCCGATCGCCGACCTCCAGATCGAGTACTCGCTCCTGAGCCGGGCCCCCGAGGCCAAGATCTTCCCGGTGCTGCGGGAGCTCGGCGTCGGAGCGACGCTCTACGGCGCCCTCTCGCGCGGGCTCCTCGGCGGCCGAACGCCGACCGGCGCGTCCGACTTCCGCGCCTACCTGCCGCGCTTCTCGGGCGAGAACCGCGCGAGGAACGACGCCCTCGTGGCGAAGCTCGCGGCCTTCGCCGAGGCTCGCGGCCAGACACCCGCCGAGACGGCGATCGCCTGGGTGCTCGCGAAGCAGCCCGACTTCGTGCCGCTCGTCGGGGCTCGCACGCCCGCTCAGGTCGCCTCGATGGTGAAGGCGCTCGAGAGGCCCCTCTCCTCCGCCGAGGTCGCCGAGCTCGAGGGCCTCGTCCCCGTGGGCGCCGCCGCAGGCACACGCTACGCTGAGGCCCAGATGGCCCACCTCGACAGCGAAGGCTGAGCCCCGCGCCCGGCGGATTTCGGGTGAGCGTCGCGCGCCGCCGAGCGAGGATTCGGCCATGCGACGGAGCCCCCGCACCGAGGTCACGAAGCTCGACGACTACCGCATCGAGATCGTCGGCGCCGACCCCACCTCCCTCGACGACCTCGTGCACGTGTTGCTCACGGTCTCGTGGTCTGCGTTCCTCGGCGTGATCGCGGTGGTCTACGTGGCGCTCAACGCGCTCTTCGGCCTCGCGTACTTGGCCGTGGGGGGCGTCGAGGGGGTGCGAGGGTTCGCGGACGCGTTCTACTTCAGCGTGCAGACCATGGGCACGGTGGGGTACGGCGCCATGTTCCCGAA
The sequence above is a segment of the Myxococcales bacterium genome. Coding sequences within it:
- a CDS encoding aldo/keto reductase; translated protein: MTTTKRRLGAEGPSVFPIALGCMSMSGMYGPADDTTSVAAIHEAIERGVDLLDTGDFYGMGANEQLVRRAIEGRRDKVKISVKFGALRGPDGAWLGVDGRPAAVKSFAAYSLNRLGVEVIDVYRPARLDPSVPIEETIGAIADLVKQGYVRHIGLSEVGAETVRRAAAVHPIADLQIEYSLLSRAPEAKIFPVLRELGVGATLYGALSRGLLGGRTPTGASDFRAYLPRFSGENRARNDALVAKLAAFAEARGQTPAETAIAWVLAKQPDFVPLVGARTPAQVASMVKALERPLSSAEVAELEGLVPVGAAAGTRYAEAQMAHLDSEG